In Roseibium algicola, the DNA window CCTATCCGCATGTGGATTTCGTCACCGACGAACTGACCGGTTTCCTGAAGGCCGTGCTTGGCGCCATCAGCTAGCGCCCGACCGCAGGTCAGCCCGCAATATTGCAGAAAACTGTGAAGGCACTGCACAGTTCCTGCACATCGCCAGATGCATAGAAGACCTGCCGGCCGCTTGCGGACCGGCCGGTATCTTCAGCTGAGGCGTTACATGTTACCCACCGGGATCGTCCAACCTCTACAAACCCCCTCCCGTCCAGGCTCCGGAACGGAAAGGCTCATAAATCACCTCCTGCACAGGCTGCGTCCGATCTTCGGCAAGGGCCTGTTCGGTCTGGCGGCGACGGAGTTTCTCGCCTTCGGCCTGAAGCAGGCCTATGCCTGCATCTTCGGCGGCCTGTTGCTCGCAATCATCCTTCTGACGCGGTTCGTCTATCCGGAAGACGCCGCACTCAGTCGCTACGACTTCCTGTTTCTCGCGGCCCTCGGTCTTCAGATCGCAATGCTGGCCACGCGTCTGGAAACGCTGGACGAAGCCAGGATCATCCTGATCTTTCATGTGGTCGGCACGGTCATGGAGATTTTCAAGACCTCCGCCGGGTCCTGGATCTATCCGGAGGAAAGCCTGTTCCGCATCGGTGACGTGCCCCTGTTCACCGGGTTCATGTATGCCTCCGTCGGCAGCTATCTCGCCCGCGTTTCCCGGATCTTCCACTTCGCCTATAGCGGCTATCCGCCCTTGTGGACCACATGGCTGTTCGCGCTCGCGATCTACGTGAATTTCTTCAGCCACCATTTCATCATCGACCTGCGGGTTGGCCTTTTCGTCTTCTTGTTTTTGCTCTTTGGACGAACCTGGGTCCATTATTCGGTGTTCCGCTACAGGCACAAGATGCCGC includes these proteins:
- a CDS encoding DUF817 domain-containing protein: MLPTGIVQPLQTPSRPGSGTERLINHLLHRLRPIFGKGLFGLAATEFLAFGLKQAYACIFGGLLLAIILLTRFVYPEDAALSRYDFLFLAALGLQIAMLATRLETLDEARIILIFHVVGTVMEIFKTSAGSWIYPEESLFRIGDVPLFTGFMYASVGSYLARVSRIFHFAYSGYPPLWTTWLFALAIYVNFFSHHFIIDLRVGLFVFLFLLFGRTWVHYSVFRYRHKMPLVLGFFLVALFIWIAENIGTFARAWQYPDQADAWTLVSIAKLNAWVLLMIISFVLVTLVNRPKRESSAEKA